The following proteins are co-located in the Candidatus Thermoplasmatota archaeon genome:
- a CDS encoding LamG-like jellyroll fold domain-containing protein: MASARVSMGELTEEYLKEARRIEGERRAKKRLRTVEAQPFWPHEAMRDTALILFFVAGTLYISAAMPYFLEAPANPAGQPEVILPDWYLLWSYGLLKPGVANPIGEATPWEVPGLSEVHGFVNPGTTVVLDAKTIGLILNGILVVPLVLLPFIDRGNPRRPQEAPLQAGLGVALIVFLFMVSVFSVNNVVYNEYPVWGAPLYDLTPRPAHGAYLPDDPALSGMREITVSATVSVEELGNTKWILSKADALEAGAASYYIRVLSSNAIEFGLGLDETRNGRVVSTLHTIAAGNLRDSGVHTFAFTYNGTTFTGWFDGEPLERLEVAGSVTRTGAPLLLGNGPAAAGQVKAYFAGTIDDVRVVDRALATSEMENLTSLGVLSGDVVRWGFDGNDLRPPTMGVPGAAFSEPSRVVRDGDGALHFAGVRSTLAGIPAILFWTLPLPLVFAVLRWRVLGYTALRAAAIGAVLFLLLIGLLMYNIGDWTPFLPFYLFHGCQQPIWTFPLCIGAAPLVTANPAFDPINGLLLAMQRLDNTLLAWMTWWLTIASFEITFFALAYWKLWSERRETYEFFLNRTYYRVR; encoded by the coding sequence ATGGCAAGCGCGCGCGTTTCGATGGGGGAACTCACCGAGGAGTACCTCAAGGAGGCCCGCAGGATCGAAGGCGAGCGCCGCGCCAAGAAGCGTCTCCGCACGGTGGAGGCCCAGCCGTTCTGGCCGCACGAGGCCATGCGCGACACGGCCCTCATCCTGTTCTTCGTCGCGGGCACGCTGTACATCTCCGCGGCCATGCCCTACTTCCTCGAAGCCCCCGCCAACCCGGCCGGCCAGCCCGAGGTCATCCTGCCCGACTGGTACTTGCTTTGGTCCTACGGGCTTCTCAAGCCCGGCGTGGCCAATCCCATCGGCGAGGCGACGCCCTGGGAGGTGCCCGGCCTCTCCGAGGTCCACGGCTTCGTCAATCCGGGCACGACGGTGGTGCTCGACGCGAAGACGATCGGCCTCATCCTGAACGGCATCCTGGTCGTGCCGCTCGTCCTGCTTCCCTTCATCGACCGCGGCAACCCACGCCGCCCCCAGGAGGCGCCCCTCCAGGCGGGCCTTGGCGTCGCCCTCATCGTCTTCCTGTTCATGGTGAGCGTGTTCTCCGTGAACAACGTCGTCTACAACGAGTACCCCGTATGGGGCGCGCCGCTGTACGACCTCACGCCGCGTCCCGCGCACGGGGCCTATCTGCCCGACGACCCGGCGCTCTCGGGCATGCGGGAGATCACCGTGTCCGCCACCGTCTCCGTGGAGGAGCTTGGCAACACGAAGTGGATCCTCTCCAAAGCGGATGCGCTGGAGGCTGGCGCCGCGTCATACTACATACGCGTCCTGTCGTCCAACGCGATCGAGTTTGGCCTTGGGCTCGACGAGACGCGCAACGGGCGCGTGGTCTCCACGCTCCACACGATCGCCGCCGGCAACCTGCGCGATTCGGGCGTGCACACGTTCGCCTTCACGTACAACGGGACGACGTTCACGGGCTGGTTCGACGGCGAACCCCTGGAACGCCTCGAGGTCGCCGGGTCCGTGACGCGCACTGGCGCGCCGCTGCTTCTGGGCAACGGACCGGCGGCGGCCGGCCAGGTGAAGGCCTACTTCGCCGGCACGATCGACGACGTCCGCGTCGTCGACCGCGCGCTTGCGACCTCCGAGATGGAGAACCTTACGTCGCTGGGCGTCCTTTCGGGCGACGTCGTGCGCTGGGGCTTCGACGGCAACGACCTCCGCCCCCCGACGATGGGCGTTCCCGGCGCCGCCTTCAGCGAGCCCTCGCGCGTGGTTCGCGACGGCGACGGTGCGCTCCACTTCGCTGGCGTCCGAAGCACCCTTGCGGGCATTCCGGCCATTCTCTTCTGGACGCTTCCGCTTCCCCTCGTGTTCGCGGTCCTGCGCTGGCGCGTGCTCGGTTACACGGCCCTTCGCGCGGCGGCCATCGGCGCGGTCCTCTTCCTTCTGCTCATCGGGCTTCTCATGTACAACATCGGCGACTGGACGCCGTTCCTGCCGTTCTACCTGTTCCACGGGTGCCAGCAGCCCATCTGGACGTTCCCGTTGTGCATCGGCGCCGCGCCGCTTGTCACCGCCAACCCCGCCTTCGATCCCATCAACGGCCTGCTCCTGGCCATGCAACGGCTGGACAACACGCTCTTGGCGTGGATGACGTGGTGGCTGACGATCGCGTCCTTTGAGATCACGTTCTTTGCGTTGGCCTACTGGAAGCTGTGGAGCGAGCGCCGCGAGACGTACGAATTCTTCCTCAACCGGACCTACTACAGGGTCCGGTGA
- a CDS encoding twin-arginine translocation signal domain-containing protein gives MVDIDEIPEPEQGVSRRSFVKGSLLAAAGVAAAGSVGALVNSSFITRDAPVRRLHYIGNTLVSGPAPQGLPLIPLKVEDGVVLGDPDFGSDDPEWSARIGSVLDWYKFCGHEDTPGLSSTFRSDNHLKYFLLPEKIASTQSAGIELWYRDRIGEDIRVDDFRDVGYGAGFRWRSEGQTGKNIITGIVMRMRRRALAYTPGPWPLGPEHFERAAEGMYVDLGDGTVLMACISFCKHFCCVPGWQESPLARTQGFWSKVFCTCHFSVYDPVLVKGDYFIGESAAPGGGDAGGH, from the coding sequence ATGGTCGACATCGACGAGATCCCGGAACCGGAGCAGGGCGTCAGCCGCCGCTCCTTCGTGAAGGGAAGCCTCCTTGCGGCCGCCGGCGTGGCCGCGGCAGGCAGCGTGGGCGCGCTCGTCAACTCCTCGTTCATCACGCGCGACGCGCCCGTGCGGCGGCTCCATTACATCGGCAACACGCTTGTCTCGGGTCCGGCCCCGCAGGGGCTGCCCCTCATCCCCCTCAAGGTCGAGGACGGCGTCGTCCTTGGCGATCCCGACTTTGGCTCCGACGATCCGGAATGGAGCGCTCGCATCGGCAGCGTACTCGACTGGTACAAGTTCTGCGGGCACGAGGATACGCCGGGCCTCTCCTCCACCTTCCGCTCGGACAACCACCTGAAGTACTTCCTGCTGCCCGAAAAGATCGCCTCCACGCAGTCGGCCGGGATCGAGCTTTGGTACCGCGACCGCATCGGCGAGGACATTCGGGTGGACGACTTCCGCGACGTCGGCTACGGCGCGGGGTTCCGCTGGCGAAGCGAGGGCCAGACGGGCAAGAACATCATCACCGGCATCGTCATGCGCATGCGCCGGCGTGCCCTTGCGTACACGCCGGGCCCCTGGCCGCTTGGACCCGAGCATTTCGAGCGCGCCGCCGAGGGAATGTACGTCGACCTTGGCGACGGCACGGTCCTCATGGCCTGCATCAGCTTCTGCAAGCATTTCTGCTGCGTTCCCGGCTGGCAGGAGTCGCCGCTTGCGCGCACGCAAGGCTTCTGGAGCAAGGTGTTCTGCACCTGCCACTTCAGCGTGTACGATCCCGTTCTCGTCAAGGGCGACTACTTCATCGGCGAGAGCGCCGCGCCTGGAGGAGGGGACGCCGGTGGCCACTGA
- a CDS encoding DUF58 domain-containing protein — protein sequence MLTKSGHALLATSLALLAAGLTFGNYAYLLVGSFPLFIVLAAIGLDEPRDVRVERNVSRTNVRAGDRVTVEVRVACAGGRGLLEVHVPLPEPFELVEGSNLHLLRKDAGPLEASFAFTFRATKRGTWSLPATRLEAVHALGLRDPVAWVQGDDAVLEVKPRLAGLRRTRAAPGFARRIFPENDEARIGVQTTDFREIRDYAFGDPPSAINWKATARRQAGAAPLPGGGAMPALPLVNEYEREGKKTVFLFVDAAAYMEVGTSVENAFERGLEAAGSVARFYLDRGYRLGAYVYNAQDQLLHPDTGRRQFLRLGQVLLRLAPSPPRQGLRAAVERCRGYLVNGRPLVVVVTRATEDTDGLADGLRRLRAITGRRRRLLPVVVVTPSPYALLPAREEYGEDVVTLLSRLDRPALSRVRRLGAAVVEWDPRRHGFESAFLRGAR from the coding sequence ATGCTCACGAAGTCCGGGCATGCGCTCTTGGCAACGAGCCTGGCGCTCCTTGCCGCCGGCCTCACCTTCGGCAACTACGCGTATCTGCTCGTGGGAAGCTTCCCTTTGTTCATCGTGCTGGCGGCCATCGGCCTCGACGAGCCGCGCGACGTGCGCGTGGAACGTAACGTGTCCCGCACGAACGTGCGCGCCGGCGACCGGGTGACGGTCGAAGTCCGTGTCGCCTGCGCGGGCGGTCGCGGCCTTCTCGAAGTGCACGTCCCCTTGCCCGAGCCCTTCGAGCTTGTCGAGGGCAGCAACCTTCACCTCCTGCGCAAGGACGCAGGGCCGCTCGAGGCGAGCTTCGCGTTCACGTTCCGTGCGACCAAGCGCGGCACGTGGTCGCTTCCCGCCACGCGCCTGGAGGCCGTGCACGCGCTGGGGCTGCGCGACCCGGTCGCCTGGGTGCAGGGCGACGACGCCGTGCTCGAGGTGAAGCCTCGACTGGCGGGGCTTCGGCGCACGCGGGCGGCGCCCGGCTTTGCGCGCCGCATCTTCCCGGAGAACGACGAGGCTCGCATCGGCGTGCAGACCACGGACTTCCGCGAGATCCGCGACTACGCGTTCGGCGATCCGCCGAGCGCCATCAATTGGAAGGCGACCGCGCGGCGGCAGGCGGGCGCGGCGCCGCTGCCCGGCGGCGGCGCCATGCCCGCGCTCCCGCTCGTGAACGAGTACGAGCGCGAGGGCAAGAAGACGGTCTTCCTGTTCGTCGACGCCGCCGCCTACATGGAGGTGGGCACAAGCGTGGAGAACGCCTTCGAGCGGGGACTCGAGGCGGCCGGCAGCGTCGCGCGCTTCTACCTCGACCGCGGCTACCGCCTGGGCGCCTACGTGTACAACGCGCAGGACCAGCTCCTCCACCCGGACACGGGGCGGCGTCAGTTCCTGCGGCTGGGCCAGGTGCTGCTTCGCCTGGCGCCCTCGCCGCCGCGGCAGGGCTTGCGGGCGGCCGTCGAGCGCTGTCGCGGCTACCTCGTGAACGGGCGTCCTCTCGTTGTCGTGGTCACGCGCGCGACGGAGGATACCGACGGGCTTGCGGACGGATTGCGTCGCCTGCGCGCGATCACCGGGAGGCGCCGCCGCTTGCTGCCGGTGGTCGTCGTCACGCCGTCGCCCTACGCCCTCCTGCCCGCGCGCGAGGAATACGGCGAGGACGTCGTGACGCTTCTCTCCCGGTTGGACCGGCCGGCGCTCTCGCGCGTCCGACGGTTGGGCGCCGCGGTCGTCGAATGGGACCCGCGTCGGCACGGTTTCGAGAGCGCGTTCTTGCGGGGGGCCCGGTGA
- a CDS encoding AAA family ATPase, which yields MGDEGKRQCDAIVESVGAAFVGNRLLLRKLLAGALANGHVLFEDYPGLGKTLLVKAFAASIGCQSTRVQFTPDILPADIVGTKVWDHKTGEFRLSKGPVFTNVLLADEINRSPPKTQAALLEAMEERQVTIEGETLVLASPFFVLATQNPIEQEGTYPLPEAQMDRFLLRMSTGYPRDLQAETEVLRRRIAWRKDDPTRDLVPACTADEFRAMQQEVERVFIHDDLLRYIGTIVRNLRDHAKVEVGPSPRGALALLRVSRSMAYLHGRDFVTPDDVKLFVVDALAHRTILDMEQTLEGVKPEEIVTEVVAQVPVPTRFRPGETAAPASTESVAWEPDPALPGAPRAVPQAPASPPGTAVARPPSPLKPTLQRVVPPAPPPVPSEAAKKPRKGFWGR from the coding sequence ATGGGTGACGAGGGCAAACGACAATGCGATGCGATCGTGGAAAGCGTGGGAGCCGCCTTCGTGGGCAATCGGCTCCTTCTGCGAAAGCTCCTGGCAGGGGCCTTGGCCAACGGGCACGTCCTGTTCGAAGACTATCCGGGCCTTGGCAAGACGCTTCTCGTGAAGGCGTTTGCCGCCTCCATCGGATGCCAGTCCACGCGCGTGCAGTTTACGCCCGACATCCTGCCCGCCGACATCGTGGGCACGAAGGTTTGGGATCACAAGACCGGCGAGTTTCGGCTGAGCAAGGGCCCGGTCTTCACAAACGTGCTCCTGGCCGACGAAATCAACCGCTCGCCGCCCAAGACGCAGGCCGCGCTGCTCGAGGCCATGGAGGAGCGGCAGGTGACGATCGAAGGCGAGACCCTCGTGCTCGCCTCGCCGTTCTTCGTGCTCGCCACGCAGAACCCCATCGAGCAGGAGGGCACGTATCCTCTGCCCGAGGCCCAAATGGACCGTTTCCTTCTTCGCATGTCGACGGGCTACCCTCGCGACCTCCAGGCCGAGACCGAGGTGCTTCGGCGTCGCATCGCCTGGCGCAAGGACGACCCCACGCGGGACCTCGTTCCCGCCTGCACGGCCGACGAGTTCCGCGCGATGCAGCAGGAGGTCGAGCGCGTCTTCATCCACGACGACCTTCTTCGCTACATCGGCACGATTGTCCGCAACCTGCGCGACCACGCCAAGGTGGAGGTGGGCCCGAGTCCCCGGGGTGCCCTGGCGCTGCTCCGCGTTTCGCGCTCCATGGCCTACCTGCACGGACGCGACTTCGTCACGCCCGACGACGTGAAACTCTTTGTCGTGGACGCCCTCGCGCACCGTACGATCCTCGACATGGAGCAGACGCTTGAGGGCGTAAAGCCGGAGGAAATTGTGACCGAGGTGGTTGCCCAGGTTCCCGTCCCCACGCGCTTCCGCCCGGGCGAGACCGCCGCGCCCGCGTCCACCGAGTCGGTCGCCTGGGAGCCGGATCCCGCCCTCCCGGGGGCCCCGCGCGCCGTGCCGCAAGCACCCGCTTCACCGCCGGGCACCGCGGTCGCGCGACCGCCCTCGCCCTTGAAGCCCACGCTGCAGCGCGTCGTGCCGCCTGCGCCGCCGCCCGTTCCGTCGGAGGCCGCCAAGAAGCCTCGGAAAGGATTCTGGGGACGGTAG
- a CDS encoding cytochrome b N-terminal domain-containing protein has product MATESPQAGNVTVDAPRIGRKRPVRRVTPSQKMMLAAFAWLDERFRLRDYTDVMKDFYYEMNLALPRSHTEKYKLRSIWYWYPLYSLGSVSLLAFLVAVVSGVLLALYYVPSQAPAPGWDDPNVSVAWASVIYIMTEVPFGYMLRSIHFWSAMIMVAAVFLHMMRVYFTQAYKKPRELNWLVGLGLFGVTILLGYTGYLLPWSQLSLWAGTIGLEMSAASPIIGKYLQAILFGGTAFNPALNVPLTRMYVLHIFLLPAAAFGLIVVHLVIVWLQGIAEPH; this is encoded by the coding sequence GTGGCCACTGAATCCCCCCAAGCGGGAAACGTGACGGTCGACGCTCCCCGCATCGGCCGCAAGCGGCCCGTTCGGCGCGTGACGCCGAGTCAGAAGATGATGCTCGCCGCGTTCGCTTGGCTCGACGAACGCTTCCGGCTGCGCGACTACACGGACGTGATGAAGGACTTCTACTACGAGATGAACCTCGCGCTCCCGCGCAGCCACACGGAGAAGTACAAGCTGCGCAGCATCTGGTACTGGTACCCGCTCTACAGCCTCGGATCCGTCTCGCTGCTCGCCTTCCTCGTCGCCGTCGTGTCCGGCGTGCTGCTGGCCCTCTACTACGTGCCAAGCCAAGCCCCCGCGCCCGGCTGGGACGATCCGAACGTTTCCGTCGCGTGGGCAAGCGTGATCTACATCATGACCGAGGTTCCCTTCGGCTACATGCTGCGCTCCATCCACTTCTGGAGCGCCATGATCATGGTGGCGGCGGTGTTCCTCCACATGATGCGCGTGTACTTCACGCAGGCCTACAAGAAGCCGCGCGAGCTCAACTGGCTCGTCGGTCTGGGCCTGTTTGGCGTCACCATCTTGCTCGGGTACACGGGATACCTGCTGCCGTGGAGCCAGCTCTCGCTGTGGGCGGGAACGATCGGGCTTGAGATGAGCGCCGCCTCGCCGATCATCGGAAAGTACTTGCAAGCGATCCTGTTCGGGGGCACGGCCTTCAATCCGGCGCTCAACGTCCCGCTCACCCGCATGTACGTGCTGCACATCTTCCTTCTCCCCGCGGCCGCCTTTGGCCTCATCGTCGTGCACCTCGTGATCGTCTGGCTGCAGGGAATCGCGGAGCCCCACTAG
- a CDS encoding choice-of-anchor V domain-containing protein, protein MVGSRFKIAFSLVLFGGLLLGVFADVQSRSSGVHEGNLDPGTASLMAGGCSCHNPSPSPEVAAVLEGVPPFYVPVGPGGAYEQRRYEITIRMQGGPEPREGANTGGFHLHVTGGTLLPPGDSAQASFVQVVEGGHEATHTARGDREADRVFRLQWESPAQPGPDVQFTLTVNTVNGINGNDPDDLWNRLSFLSMGAQRLGAVEAHDPIHAFTQLGVNFFAYWVGVVSFIVLFVVLAITFFVLRYGESAHWAAWKDRAAKDKAPARKEASRDWTSWTVGAMVLAFAGYAAWQLWGRDVVAAGSLEGFTFLLFVGVATLAGTMILGVYYAVTRIRPSASETEREREG, encoded by the coding sequence ATGGTCGGTTCGCGCTTCAAAATCGCGTTCTCGCTGGTCCTTTTTGGGGGCTTGCTCCTTGGCGTTTTCGCCGACGTTCAAAGCCGATCCTCCGGCGTTCACGAAGGCAACCTGGATCCCGGCACCGCCTCGCTTATGGCCGGCGGCTGCTCGTGCCACAACCCCTCTCCCAGCCCCGAGGTGGCGGCCGTCCTCGAGGGAGTTCCCCCCTTCTACGTACCCGTCGGGCCAGGTGGCGCCTACGAGCAGCGCCGCTACGAGATCACGATCCGCATGCAGGGGGGTCCCGAACCCCGCGAGGGCGCCAACACGGGCGGCTTCCACCTCCACGTGACCGGCGGAACGCTGCTTCCGCCGGGGGATTCCGCGCAGGCATCCTTCGTCCAAGTCGTCGAAGGCGGGCACGAGGCCACGCACACCGCGCGCGGCGACCGCGAAGCCGACCGGGTCTTCCGGCTCCAATGGGAAAGTCCGGCGCAGCCGGGACCCGACGTCCAGTTCACGCTCACCGTGAACACGGTGAACGGCATCAACGGCAACGATCCCGACGACCTTTGGAACCGCTTGAGCTTCCTCTCCATGGGCGCGCAACGCTTGGGAGCCGTCGAGGCGCACGATCCGATCCACGCCTTCACGCAGCTTGGCGTCAACTTCTTCGCCTACTGGGTCGGCGTCGTGAGCTTCATCGTGCTCTTCGTCGTGCTTGCGATCACCTTCTTCGTGCTGCGGTACGGAGAGAGCGCGCACTGGGCCGCGTGGAAGGACCGGGCCGCCAAGGACAAGGCTCCCGCTCGCAAGGAAGCCTCCCGCGACTGGACGAGCTGGACCGTCGGCGCGATGGTCCTCGCGTTTGCCGGCTACGCGGCCTGGCAGCTGTGGGGCCGGGACGTCGTGGCGGCCGGCAGCCTGGAAGGCTTCACGTTCCTGCTGTTCGTGGGAGTCGCCACGCTCGCAGGAACGATGATCCTTGGCGTCTACTACGCCGTTACGCGCATCCGACCCTCCGCCTCGGAGACCGAGCGCGAGCGCGAGGGATGA
- a CDS encoding sialidase family protein, which translates to MRATAGIVLVLLAGCVGPIEHPAGDDSTSHEPPELLSVLAPRPVSAGDLREREGASAISPKDPNVIAVAFNERTRMPVTQTGTATEPILPGLLRNVVALSRDGGETWTRIVLPTADNAPPGSRWAMACWTFDPTAVIDRDGRVHATSMFIGCGGPGYGTTNGLLHAIVDERGPGEPNVMALGAGGIAGTFHDRQWTAYDPQNHRLGAAWTAYTGAAQRLSLVAVFSEDGGRTWTLPEDLDAGLLAAGAANYLVHAMWDSSGDFVVSAYGCDATPPGARPFVSGRCLWQFSGQPGGPWRRSEFRYEDCPGAPAGGGFGYANGAAASSTRYVGAAVHDRGRPVGVCVAASDDGGATWPRATYLASAAQPSLSAAPDGGVAVFHLALSGDVATPTLVWLEPAALSVRAERALGPAYDADTDDDGWLEHGDYEGSSVHGDAFFWMLTKPNQEGRSSGDSSNDLDIWGYRGAFART; encoded by the coding sequence ATGCGCGCAACCGCGGGGATCGTTCTTGTTCTCTTGGCCGGATGCGTGGGGCCGATCGAACATCCGGCGGGCGACGATTCGACTTCTCACGAACCGCCCGAGCTTCTCTCGGTTCTCGCGCCCCGCCCCGTGTCGGCAGGAGACTTGCGTGAGCGCGAGGGCGCTTCGGCGATTTCCCCGAAGGATCCCAACGTCATCGCCGTCGCCTTCAACGAGCGGACGCGCATGCCCGTGACGCAAACGGGCACGGCCACCGAACCGATCCTTCCGGGGCTTCTGCGAAACGTGGTCGCCCTCTCGCGGGACGGCGGCGAGACCTGGACGCGGATCGTCCTTCCCACGGCCGACAACGCACCGCCGGGCTCGAGGTGGGCCATGGCGTGCTGGACCTTCGATCCCACGGCCGTGATCGACCGGGACGGGCGGGTGCACGCCACCTCGATGTTCATCGGTTGCGGAGGCCCGGGGTACGGGACGACAAACGGCCTTCTCCATGCGATCGTGGACGAGCGGGGCCCCGGCGAGCCAAACGTCATGGCGCTGGGCGCCGGCGGGATCGCGGGAACGTTCCACGATCGCCAATGGACGGCCTACGATCCGCAAAACCACCGGCTGGGCGCCGCTTGGACCGCCTACACGGGCGCCGCGCAGCGCCTCTCGCTCGTCGCCGTGTTCTCCGAGGACGGCGGCCGCACGTGGACGTTGCCGGAGGATCTCGACGCAGGCCTGCTGGCCGCCGGTGCGGCCAACTACCTCGTTCACGCGATGTGGGACTCGTCCGGGGACTTCGTGGTGTCGGCGTACGGCTGCGACGCTACCCCGCCTGGCGCGCGACCGTTCGTGTCGGGCCGCTGCCTTTGGCAGTTCTCCGGACAGCCTGGCGGACCCTGGCGACGGTCGGAGTTCCGCTACGAAGATTGCCCAGGTGCGCCGGCGGGCGGGGGATTCGGCTATGCAAACGGAGCCGCGGCGAGCTCGACGCGATACGTGGGCGCGGCCGTCCACGACCGAGGCCGGCCCGTCGGCGTGTGCGTGGCGGCAAGCGACGACGGCGGTGCAACGTGGCCGCGCGCGACGTATCTTGCCTCCGCGGCGCAGCCGAGCCTGTCTGCCGCGCCGGACGGGGGCGTGGCCGTCTTCCACCTCGCGCTTTCGGGCGACGTGGCGACACCCACGCTCGTGTGGCTGGAACCCGCCGCGCTTTCGGTGCGTGCCGAACGCGCGTTGGGGCCGGCGTACGACGCGGACACGGACGACGACGGCTGGCTGGAGCACGGAGACTACGAAGGGTCTTCCGTGCACGGCGACGCGTTCTTCTGGATGCTCACGAAGCCCAACCAGGAAGGTCGCAGCAGCGGGGATTCGTCGAACGATCTGGACATTTGGGGCTACCGCGGCGCCTTCGCGCGGACGTGA